In a single window of the Drosophila miranda strain MSH22 chromosome XL, D.miranda_PacBio2.1, whole genome shotgun sequence genome:
- the LOC117193492 gene encoding uncharacterized protein LOC117193492 isoform X2: MNVATRKATAPKGHKAKKLHSSPSGQMGDRLQARSRGVWRNFAPASTSSRPLCLGDLPYDNPAHFPPLEEPRHASKRRQQSKSSSGTGEQPPLARTLLPHWVRMKDRIWQDSVTSNSKSSSKPPVPHQEAATATATERALDENEFETAPKPVTTQTARVLARKGPFGASSARSERAPLDARCMNLVFESFGMIGISTQADDPQVTVKRSPKFRLTSEQKQRLHDAIEEEANGRVLDALERVIQEIRDEIDEMSHHMMSEMSAGSEESSEPPSGIFDHSMWTGCTSTPNNKPANGCSSPKIRSFANNNFKDTYDHSWTTRPHTIRTKSHGAWNAKESDSDAPKASSNAGGARSVGGYPGVSDRYILDFRQPPFPRPSRH, from the exons ATGAACGTCGCCACCAGAAAAGCCACAGCGCCAAAGGGACACAAAGCCAA AAAGCTACATTCATCGCCGTCCGGACAGATGGGCGATCGGTTGCAGGCGAGGTCTCGCGGGGTCTGGCGGAACTTTGCTCCGGCCAGCACTAGCAGCAGGCCCCTGTGTCTGGGGGATCTGCCGTACGACAATCCCGCACACTTTCCGCCCCTGGAGGAGCCACGGCACGCATCGAAGCGGCGGCAGCAGTCCAAATCGTCGTCGGGCACCGGGGAGCAGCCTCCATTGGCACGAACCCTGCTGCCCCATTGGGTGCGTATGAAGGACAGAATTTGGCAGGACAGCgtcaccagcaacagcaaaagcagcagcaagccACCCGTGCCGCACCAGGAGGCGGCAACGGCCACGGCAACAGAAAGAGCGCTAGATGAGAATGAATTTGAGACGGCGCCCAAGCCCGTGACCACTCAGACGGCCCGAGTGCTCGCCAGAAAGGGACCCTTTGGGGCCTCGTCCGCGAGGAGCGAGAGGGCACCGCTGGATGCCCGCTGCATGAATCTGGTGTTCGAGAGCTTCGGCATGATCGGGATCTCCACGCAGGCGGACGATCCGCAGGTGACCGTCAAGCGGTCGCCGAAATTCCGGCTGACATCGGAGCAAAAGCAG CGACTGCACGATGCCATCGAGGAGGAGGCGAATGGGCGGGTGCTGGATGCCCTCGAAAGGGTCATACAGGAGATACGCGACGAAATCGATGAGATGTCCCACCACATGATGTCGGAGATGTCCGCGGGGAGCGAGGAGTCATCGGAGCCGCCTTCGGGCATCTTCGATCACTCAATGTGGACCGGGTGCACCTCAACGCCGAACAACAAGCCGGCAAACGGGTGCAGCTCCCCGAAGATTCGCAGCTTCGCGAACAACAATTTTAAGGACACTTATGACCACAGCTGGACGACACGTCCGCACACCATCAGGACCAAGTCTCACGGCGCCTGGAATGCCAAGGAAAGCGACTCCGATGCGCCGAAGGCATCGTCCAACGCAGGAGGAGCCCGATCCGTGGGTGGCTATCCGGGTGTGAGTGATCGCTACATTTTGGACTTTCGTCAGCCGCCATTCCCGCGCCCTTCCCGGCACTAA
- the LOC117193492 gene encoding uncharacterized protein LOC117193492 isoform X1, with protein sequence MNVATRKATAPKGHKAKKLHSSPSGQMGDRLQARSRGVWRNFAPASTSSRPLCLGDLPYDNPAHFPPLEEPRHASKRRQQSKSSSGTGEQPPLARTLLPHWVRMKDRIWQDSVTSNSKSSSKPPVPHQEAATATATERALDENEFETAPKPVTTQTARVLARKGPFGASSARSERAPLDARCMNLVFESFGMIGISTQADDPQVTVKRSPKFRLTSEQKQRLHDAIEEEANGRVLDALERVIQEIRDEIDEMSHHMMSEMSAGSEESSEPPSGIFDHSMWTGCTSTPNNKPANGCSSPKIRSFANNNFKDTYDHSWTTRPHTIRTKSHGAWNAKESDSDAPKASSNAGGARSVGGYPGVSDRYILDFRQPPFPRPSRH encoded by the exons ATGAACGTCGCCACCAGAAAAGCCACAGCGCCAAAGGGACACAAAGCCAA AAAGCTACATTCATCGCCGTCCGGACAGATGGGCGATCGGTTGCAGGCGAGGTCTCGCGGGGTCTGGCGGAACTTTGCTCCGGCCAGCACTAGCAGCAGGCCCCTGTGTCTGGGGGATCTGCCGTACGACAATCCCGCACACTTTCCGCCCCTGGAGGAGCCACGGCACGCATCGAAGCGGCGGCAGCAGTCCAAATCGTCGTCGGGCACCGGGGAGCAGCCTCCATTGGCACGAACCCTGCTGCCCCATTGGGTGCGTATGAAGGACAGAATTTGGCAGGACAGCgtcaccagcaacagcaaaagcagcagcaagccACCCGTGCCGCACCAGGAGGCGGCAACGGCCACGGCAACAGAAAGAGCGCTAGATGAGAATGAATTTGAGACGGCGCCCAAGCCCGTGACCACTCAGACGGCCCGAGTGCTCGCCAGAAAGGGACCCTTTGGGGCCTCGTCCGCGAGGAGCGAGAGGGCACCGCTGGATGCCCGCTGCATGAATCTGGTGTTCGAGAGCTTCGGCATGATCGGGATCTCCACGCAGGCGGACGATCCGCAGGTGACCGTCAAGCGGTCGCCGAAATTCCGGCTGACATCGGAGCAAAAGCAGCGACTGCACGATGCCATCGAGGAGGAGGCGAATGGGCGGGTGCTGGATGCCCTCGAAAGGGTCATACAGGAGATACGCGACGAAATCGATGAGATGTCCCACCACATGATGTCGGAGATGTCCGCGGGGAGCGAGGAGTCATCGGAGCCGCCTTCGGGCATCTTCGATCACTCAATGTGGACCGGGTGCACCTCAACGCCGAACAACAAGCCGGCAAACGGGTGCAGCTCCCCGAAGATTCGCAGCTTCGCGAACAACAATTTTAAGGACACTTATGACCACAGCTGGACGACACGTCCGCACACCATCAGGACCAAGTCTCACGGCGCCTGGAATGCCAAGGAAAGCGACTCCGATGCGCCGAAGGCATCGTCCAACGCAGGAGGAGCCCGATCCGTGGGTGGCTATCCGGGTGTGAGTGATCGCTACATTTTGGACTTTCGTCAGCCGCCATTCCCGCGCCCTTCCCGGCACTAA